A portion of the Glycine max cultivar Williams 82 chromosome 10, Glycine_max_v4.0, whole genome shotgun sequence genome contains these proteins:
- the LOC100782749 gene encoding uncharacterized protein yields MHFPMKIQPIDSQVPSEGTRLELAKPVVKSRLKRLLERQFSGVLRNSAPEKIAGGDEPLNGSNDFEPSSACLAKMVQSFIEESHEKHSASHHRNRCNCFNRNYDDSSDEDSNSFGDSNFSSGEACETLKGLVACASVRDRSLLADTAKIVEKNKICKRKDSFCRKIVTDGLLALGYDASICKSRWEKSPSYPAGGYEYIDVMMGKERVVIDIDFRSEFEIARSTKAYKTILQNLPYIFVGTCERLQSIVALVSEAAKQSLKKKGMHVPPWRRTEYVKAKWLSPYTRTHDIKEEKKKEEEQQQLFKDNLNTAESESSGEDNTAVVEWKPPELKPKGSLSGVKVVTGLAVVFHDDNNP; encoded by the exons TTGAGCTAGCCAAGCCGGTTGTGAAGTCACGACTGAAGCGGCTCCTCGAGCGCCAATTCTCTGGCGTTCTCAGAAATTCGGCGCCGGAAAAGATTGCCGGAGGCGATGAACCGCTTAACGGCTCCAATGATTTCGAGCCGAGCTCGGCGTGTTTGGCGAAAATGGTGCAGAGTTTCATCGAGGAGAGTCACGAGAAGCACTCCGCTTCACACCACCGCAACCGATGTAACTGCTTCAACAGGAACTACGACGACAGCTCGGACGAAGACTCGAACTCGTTCGGCGACTCCAATTTCTCCTCCGGCGAGGCCTGCGAAACTCTCAAG GGTTTGGTAGCGTGCGCGAGCGTGCGCGATAGGAGTTTGCTTGCGGACACTGCGAAGATAGTTGAGAAGAATAAGATCTGCAAGCGCAAAGACAGTTTCTGCAGAAAAATTGTCACAGACGGATTGTTAGCCCTCGGatacgatgcttccatttgcaAATCTCGCTGGGAAAAATCTCCTTCATATCCCGCTG GGGGATATGAATACATAGATGTGATGATGGGGAAAGAGCGAGTTGTTATTGACATTGACTTCAGGTCAGAATTCGAGATTGCTCGATCCACCAAAGCGTACAAGACGATTCTCCAGAACCTTCCCTACATATTCGTTGGCACGTGCGAGCGGTTGCAGAGCATCGTGGCGCTCGTGTCGGAGGCAGCGAAGCAGAGTCTGAAGAAGAAGGGAATGCACGTGCCTCCATGGAGGAGAACCGAATACGTGAAAGCGAAGTGGCTCTCCCCTTACACGCGCACTCACGATATCaaagaggagaagaagaaggaagaagaacaaCAACAGCTTTTTAAGGACAATTTAAACACCGCGGAGTCAGAGAGTTCCGGCGAAGATAACACGGCGGTTGTCGAATGGAAGCCACCGGAGTTGAAACCTAAGGGTTCGCTTTCCGGCGTGAAGGTTGTGACTGGTTTGGCAGTGGTTTTTCATGATGACAATAAcccataa